GCTCAAGTGCTGTTAAGGATTTGGTTATGTTTACTGCTATGATTGGTGGGTATGCCATGCATGGTTTGAGTGAAGAAGCACTTAGAATTTTTTCTGATATGCTTAAAATGGGAATCAAGCCAGATCATGTTATCTTCACTTGTGTATTATCAGCTTGCAGTCATGCCGGCCATGTAGATGAAGGTCTGCAGATATTTTATTCAATGGAGAAAATCCATGGTATGAAACCAAATGCAGAACAGTATGCTTGTGTGGTGGATCTACTCGCTCGAGGTGGCCGAGTTAGGGAAGCATATTCTCTCATCACGAAGATGCCAATTGAAGCTAATGCCAGCCTTTGGGGGTCATTGCTTGGTGCCTGCAAAATCCATCATGAAGTCGAATTGGGGCGCATTGTAGCCAACcatctcttcaaaatcaaagcTGACGACATTGGAAACTATATTGTTTTATCGAATTTGTATGCAGCAGATGCTAGATGGGATGGGGTCATGGAGGTTAGAAAgatgatgaagaacaaagatTTGAAAAAGCCAGCAGGATGCAGTTGGATTGAAGTTGAGAAGAAACATAATATATTTGTGGCTGGGGATTGTTCCCACTCACAAAGAAGCATTATTTACAGTACTCTATGTACATTGGATCAACAAATTAAAGAACCAATAGAGTTTTTAGCGTAATCTTGGTTATGCATTTATtaagaaactggcatccaatcAATGTTTCATAACACATTTGATAATACCCAAAAGAGCAACCATAAGAAATTAGGCTTCCCAATACGCaaatttgaagatcaaccaagttAAAAACTATTGTTATTAATAGTACCGCATGCAAGCAAGAAAATTTCAAGATTGGCCTTTCAAACAACAGCtaaataaaaccaaaataaagtacCAAATCTGTCAGATTCTCAAATATCTAGAGCACCAAAATCTGAGTACCCAACATTGAACAGTCATTctataaattgtgattttatctttatcttttttagTTGTGGTTATCTCTCTGTATGAGTCTCTGCATCCCCAATCATCAGGTACCACTGGCTTCGGTCTCTGATTGAGGCGGTGAATACTTTTCCATGAGTTTTGCAAGTTGTTCATCGAAGTTCTTCTCCATCTGCACCTCTTCCTCCCAATGCCTGTGCTTCAATGCAGCAATGCTTTCTTCACGAGCACGCAAAAGTTTCTCCTTTTCAGCAACAAAGTTCTCCATTTCTTTGTCTTGGACCTCAACAAATTTCAGATATTCATCCGCCCTATATCCAGAGAAACAGAAATTCACCATAAACAGCACTCACAACATAATTAAACCACATTCTTTACTGTATCACAAATGCAGTCAAGTACTGCTCCTTTAAATGCAGAGGATCGAAGACTCAAGTAAGCATTGGTCATTATTGAGTGTGTTTTATTTTCCATTTGCATCTGATGTATAGCTATTATGTGTTCGGGTAAATTTTTATGAAGTTAGTATTCTCTAGATTATTCAAATTGGAAGGTTGAAGGGGATAGATTTGGAAGAAAACCTAATTCATGTGAATAATCTAGAGAATACTAACTCCATAAAAATTTACCTGAACACAAAATAGCTATACATCAGATGCAAATGGAAAATAAAACACACTCAATAATGACCAATGCTTACTTGAGTCTTCGATCCTCTGCATTAAAAGGAGCAGTACTTGACTGCATAACCTTCTCACGTTCTTCCTGCTGCATCCTCTCAAAATCATCTTCCTTTGCAATCCTTGTCTCATGAATTGACTTAATCTGATCCTTGAAAAAATTTTCTTGCATATACATCTTCCGGTTGGGACACAGGATACAATAGTCAGAAACATAACATGACAAACATACACTTTTGACCTAGAGAAAATTACAGAACACATCTCACCAGACGAAAAAGAAATTAAGGATGAAACCAACCAAGTACAAAATCCATAAACAACAATCtctattcttttcttttcctttttttttttgagcgAGAAACATGCCATGCACTCTTGTAATGAACTACAAAGTAGTAATTACATATGAAACTTCTCAATAGAACAGTTCACTGCATAATCATATTTGAACTCTCAAGAAACAATCATACGCTAGACATTTATAACACAAGTAAAGCAAATATGCATCAAGAAACAGCTTAAACACAAAAATTATAAAAGGCTTCTAACAACTCAATAATAAATGATATCCATCAATACTAAAATTCACCCTTAGAAATTACTTTGAATTTtgttgaataattattgataataaTGTGATCCTTTGTATACCAACTGAAGTTATGGTTTGCCCAATAGGAAATATAGGTAAGCTAGAATAATAGTGCCATCTGAGACACATTAACTGGGTAGCAATCAGAGGATGATCCATTGAATGCTCTTTGAGCAAGAATTTTGTTCACAGCTTCTGAAGGATGAAAGACATCCCAAAACACATACTGGTCTCTGTTTCTGCATGGAATGGAATAGGGTAAGCAACTTATCCGTCCTTGAAAACTTCCAACTCCACAGCATGCTCTACCAGTCACAACAAAACCTGTAAATGAAAAAAATACATCATCATGCCATGATGATAATGGAAAAGAACGTTTATTCTCTAAGACTAAATGATATTACACATGATATTTCTTCATTTTTGACTCTGTAATTATGATATTCTTTTATTTGAAAACATAGACACTAACCTCCTTTGAAGTTTAAGCTTTAAGGCATTTTGTGTTAATAGATTTTATGAAATGTGATAATCACTTTTCTTATAAGCATGACACTAACCTCCCCTAGCCTCATGTGCAATACATTTACCTCCAGGAGAACTCAATATAGTTTACATTATTGCAATTCCGAGTAAACACCCAACCCGGTCCCTGTCCATATCAAATTAGGATAACGCGTTCCCTCACCAAAAAAGTAACGCGATCCCGGCGTGGGTTACTTTTTTGGTGAGGGATCGCGTTGTCCTAATTTGATATGGACAGGGACCGGGTTGGGTGTTTACTCTTGCAATTCCTGAATTTGATAATGTCACTCTTTTTATATAATTTGTCCATATTACCCTCCATTttcattattttatgttttcggTAATGAGAAAAGCTCATAGAAATTGAGGACAATTTAGGAATAATAATAAAGGAGTGCCATTATTAATTAAGGAGCAGCAAAATACACCCCCTAGATtaataaccatataattaaggaCATTTCTTACCATAAGCAATTGGGTCTTGTATAATCTGCGTGAGAGCTGCATAAGTGTTGCCGTAAACAAAAATTGATGAACCACTGTATTGTGTGTTCAGTTCATCAACCAAGGATCTCAATCTATCATTAAAAATTCCAACCATTGCGTTGACATCATCCACGCACACTCCTGATGGGAAAAGGCCTTTGGATATTTGATTTGGTATGCAACCGAGTGGTCCAACACCTGCCAGCAAGAACTTTCTCAGCCCCAAATCATGCAGACGCTGCAGAATAGTAGCACCTTCCATGTGTTAAGATTAAGCAATAAATGTAGAACAGATTATAGACACTGTTTTGATAGTTTCTGTTATATCTCCTAGCATCTCTCTTAATTACTCTGTTAGTTCGTATAATTTCACTAAATTTTCAATTAAGCCATTATAATTTAATCCCTATACTAGATAAAATTTTAGTTATGTCCTTACTAGTAGTTATCTTATATtatagagtaaactaccatttctacccacgaaagttgaaaacgctgacatatctacccataaaagaaggaaattaccatttgtgcccatgaaatatgggttccgcacaacaaaattatccaaacactaaaaaattacttaaaatccctaaattacccttatcttcaccaccacttttctaatctcaaatcccacTACCACCCAAACTTTTCTTCACCACCACTCTCATCCCCAACTACCACCATCATTGCCGCCATCCAAAATCGGCAAGCTTCCTAGACGACCTCCCTCCAAATAATCTCCGCTCTCTTGGCCCTCCGTTCCTCCTCCCTCAGCGATGCAATCACCCAAACGCGCACTGTCGTCACCGCGGTAGCCGCAGCCGTATCGACCGCCTCTCCTCCTCCAAACCCTCATCGACCTCCTCTACTGCCGATGACGACGGACCTCTGGTGTCGAACTCCCTCATGGCGGCCATAAAATGCTCCCAGGAGAACCAACGGATTGGGATCTGTATCCTATGACCGTCACATCTGCTACCCCTTCAATGGAAGGACTCTACCCTAAATCCAGGTgcgtctctttcttttctttgggtTACagcaagacatggttgaagtttGTACTTGTTCTGTGTTTGGTTGAAATAATCGTTGTTTCTGGAATGTTCCTCGGAGGCACGGGAAGTATTTTGAGTGATAGTagtggttagggtttagggtggtgGTGAGGAAGAGTTTCGGTGGTGGGTTTGGGATTGAAAAAGTGGTGGTGTGGAGTAAGTGGTAGTGGTAGGGAATTTggaaatttcaaataatttttttggatttggaTAGTTTTGTTAGCAAAAGTTTAtgtttcatgggtacaaatggtaattttcttcttctatGAGTAGATATATCAGCGTTTTCAAATTttgtgggtacaaatggtagtttactctataTTATATATAATCTTAGAATATTCGCTTCTAGAATATTACACAATTGATCCTACATTGAATATAAAAACAAATATTCCAAGAACATTTCAAACTCTTTTAACAAAATGATTAGCAAGGACCTAattaacgtttttttttttcaagaagaTGCATTGGAAAATTTACCTGAATCTGAGTTTTGTATTGCTGTATGAGTATATCAGCATATGTTTTTGGGTCGTAGAGGAAGCTTGATGAATATAGTCCTGACAAGAGATAGTTGTTTATGTAGTCATTGCTTCCATGATTCACTATTGCCAATGACTTCGCCAAATACTGACTCAAATTCATGTCATCCATTGTTGTCTTCAGCTGGGTTACGGTTGTTTGAAAATTCTGCACCTGCTGGTTGAAGGTAATGCGTGCTCCCTGTGTCGTTTAATCCGTTAGTTAAAATCTGGACATACAGGAATATACACTCTCGTATGAAATTTTTAGATTGCAACATTACAGGGGTGAGTGAGTGGGAGAGTAAAAATGTGTTTACATAGATCTGAAAATTTTAGATGCTATGTTTTTTCCCCCATGTTATTTCTGTTTTACTTGTAAGTGACCCGTTCATAAATAAATGTGATCACGAGATGTGAGAATTTCACATAAAATACATTTTCAAAGAGGTGGTTATTCACCTGAAGATGTCTTTTATATGAAGATGATAACTGAAATGTGGACATATGTTATgtcaattaatttagttaaatacATTAATAATCACTTGGATCTCAGCTGTCATCTTCACACGAAGACATCTTCATGTGAATAATCGCCTTTCAAAAAATAACAAAACTAATCAGTACAAAGATTACCAGATTTCTCCCCGTCTCATCGAGTATCCCGGCTGCAGCTGAAGCATAGTTTACTCCCCAGGTAATGTTCCTGCCTTGTATCTGAGCAGCTGCAAAAGATGGTAGATATGGATGGCCAAAGAATTCACCTGCAAAACTGTTTTATCAGCTCAAAGATACTCTATGATTTTGgtaattacaaaaaaaaaggcaaaaagttATGTACCTAGCAGATCTACAAGCATTTTTCCATTTGAAAATCTCCCAGTTGGACCCCATGAAGTATCAATGCCATAAGGTACATAATTGGCCTTTGCAAAAGAGGCCAGGTAGTTGTTGTTCCCATTATCCACTAATGAATCACCAAACACAAACATAGCCGAAAATGGTGGCATCGGTGATCGTGTCGCGGTGGACACGTTGTTTACCGACACAGAAATCAAAAGCAGAGTCCAAAACGCAATCCATACCATTAGCGAACACACCATCTGTTTAGCTCTTTTAGTTTTTGATGCTTTGAAAACTAAATTGAATCAAGTTCTACTTATAAGGAAATAATGGATATGTATTTCTTGTGCTTCTCACATTTATTCTCTTTTTCTCCCATCTTCCTGCATATATTAGGCATTTTCAGTCATGACCATGCTATCTTACCATATATGGTGATCACTTTGGGGTCTTAATGGACACTGAATTATTGCCTTCACACTTCAGAAAACCCCTCACCAGCATGGAAAGTAACAAAAGAAGTTTATTTTGGTTACTCAAGGTGATGCTATATTCTGTCTTCGCACCATAATGAGCTGTATACTTATCAAGCATATATATTGATTGTGCATGTTTTTCGGGTATACATTAAATGTGCTTTAAGAATATGCAAGGAGTTGGGACTTTTTCGATTAAAAATATACATGTACTGCCACCGACAAAACTAAAGAGAGCCAAAACAACAAAGAAAACCTCATGCAACACAATCCATTCAGGGACAGACGGCCAAACATGACGCATGGGCTAGTTGCTTCACAAGGTGGTGCCGTATCCCATATAGCATGAAAAGCATTtgcttttatattattatattattatatttagaGTAAATTGGTAGTTTATTATATTTAGAGTCATTTTATtggattaattaaataatttatggGGAAAATGAACTAATTGAACACcctaataattaaaatacttgGATAAACCTATGGATTGAGAAACTGGACATGGAACAAAAGTTCATGTGCAAATTGCAGGTTGTACCATGTCAGCACGTAGAACATGCATATTAACCATAGATATGCTAAAAGAATTCGTGTCAGTTTCTAATCAAGGAATAGGGTTGGAAGCTTCCGTTtacttgttatttatttattcatttatttatcttttacaccTATCTGGAATGACTTCTAACAAGCACAAATAAGGATGTAGTATTGTTCCAAAGGATATAATAATTAAGATTCATAATCCTTTATCAAATAAAGTTTcaacaaaaaattatttacatATTAATATAACCAagtaaaaaagaaatttaaatctTTCAAACTTGGCTTATCGAAATTCAGTAGAAATGGAAAAGATAGTTTTATATGATATTTATAGTTTGGTGTCCACAGGAACTGAAACTACAATGGCAACATAAATACATAATTTCTACAAATGCTTGATGTTTACATTCAAGATACTAATCGATAAAAGATTACtacattttatttttaagcataaTAGTTGTAAGAGATGTGTTATGTGTATATACATTGTATTTGATACTATGTCGACCATATCCTATTGGATGGGCTATGAACCCAAGCTAATTGGGGTCCACATTTCATCCAACGGTGAATGATGTGTGAGTCGACATGGTTCCCACACATCACATAATATGTAtccttaatatttttaaaaatggaAACGAAAGCTTGTTTAGTGATTAGGAAGTGAAAGTGTACCTGAATTTGGCATGGAAATTATAAATAGATAAATGGACATTGTTGCAAGTTGTTGAGTGTAGGACTTGAAATATAGGTTATAGGTTGAACTTGCATGCTTTACCAAAAATCCCGACAAGAACATGATCCCTTATTGAAATGATGGAACCGATTTCGGTCCCTAATAATGATATCTTTGTCAAAGATACCTgaaacatgcttcatgaaactatGACAGTCATAACAAATCCTAAGATTCTTGATAACCCTGATGGTCCTTCTATCCCTATGATAAAGAAGCAGATAAGCTACTGCCAGTTTCTCACTATGATAACCCAGAGAATGTTCTTTCTCCTCCTCTTGGATGTCATGCAGCACATTGGAGGTATTTTGGGTGTAACCTCCAACTTTCACAGTGTCTATAACTGAATCTAGAAACTTTGAAATCTCTTCCCATTGTGGATGAGAATTATCTCCTGATACAAACTCATGAACTGTTTGATCAACATGGAGCCAACTACAGCCAGGCTCCTTTGCAATCCTATTCTCCCTCATCGAATTCCTCAGCCCGGCCTTCTCAACCCATTTACCAACTCCGCCATAGGCGTTCGACAGAAGCACATAATCACCATCGTGATGGGGTTCCAGCTCAGTGATCCGCTCCTTGGCTTTCTCAGCCAATGCAAGATAGTTATGATTCACACAAGCCCCAAGCAGGGTCCTCCAAATAACAGAGTTTGGCTGGATTGGCATTTCCTCCACAAACTTAAAAGCCTCATCAAGCAATCCTGCTCGACCAAGGAGATCAACCATACAACCATAATGCTCCAGCATCGGTTCCATCTGGTACTCGCTTCTCATGGATTCATATACCTGCCAACCCTCCTCCACAAGACCACCATGGCTACAAGCCACCAACGCACCAGAAAAAGCAATGCGATCAGGCTTCAAACCAGACTCCCTCATCCTGTGAAATGCCTCCAAGGCCTCCCTACTTCTGCCATGAACTGCAAACCCACTGATCAATGTTGTCCAAGTAACAACATTCCTATGTGGCATTTCATCGAACACCTTCACCGCCCTGTCAATCGACCCACACCTTGAGTACATATCAACAAGCGCAGTGCCCAACAGAACCCCAACATCAATCCCACTCCTTAAAATAAAACCATGAACCCATATACCCAATTCCAATGCTCCCAAGCTCGAAACCGCAGACACCACACTCAACATAACAACCTCATCGAGTTTCAATCCACACTCCTGGACCTGCATTTGCCGGAAAACCCCAAGAGCTTCAGTAGGCATCCCGTTCCTTGCCAAGCAAGAAATCAAGGAGGACCAAGAAACCAAGTCCCTATggggcatttcatcaaacaccttaaCTGCAAACTGAATGGACCCACGAAAACCATAAGCACCAATAAGTGCATTGTGAACGTAGAGACTGGAGTAGAATCCAAGCTTGATAATGAGTGAGTGGAGATGGTGAGGGTCAAGATGGCTTTTCAAGGCGGTGAGGACAAGGGGGAAGGTGAAGTGATCAAAAGGGTGGTGGGGGGTTCGGTGCATGAAGGCGAATAGGGAGATGGAGAGGGAAGAAGGGGTGGTTTTGATGAGGGTGTTGAAGAGGAAGGGGTCGCCGGGGACGGTGATGGTGGGCTGGCTGAGGAGGAGGGTGGCTGCATAGCGTGGAGCTTCGGGTAGTGGCGATCGGGCGCACTGGAGGACGAAGCTTCGGAGGGAAACAGGGTTGGAATGGTTCCCCGTTTTGATGAGGTTAGCGTGCAGCTTGTATACATTGTTCATGGTTCATTGTTCAACAACAACGTCGGATATTGTTTCTAAGAGACCCGTTAAGTGGATCTTCTAAGAGACCTGTTTAACAACATTCTTTCTTCACACTAGAATGGACTTAAACCCAAAATTCTCCTTGACATTCCTGCACTAAAATTGTTTTTGAGGTTTTAATCCTTGAGATCGACAAAAATGCATTACATTAGTCTCTGACTCATTTTTTATTAATGGCATAATGACATGGTGTGTTAGTGAGACGTGTCACTCCATGATTTAACCACGtataatggtatgatgatgtgttgactagtgacacgtggcatgctgatgtgAATGGTTGCGCCACGTGTGGATAGTTGCACCACGTGTCTGTTTGTGTCACATGTCGtaacagtattcgtccacgtgtcatctaTTATGTCATGattgtagatgcaccaaattagtccatcACTTTACGTtaaatgactcattttagtccctaaaattgaatgtcgtgcaccaaactaatCCCTTCACtagttttttctccttttttttctataaattcaaaattatcaATGATACAACCGTTATACGTCGGTTACGAATTATAGCTCGGCGAATCCCTTTTTAATCGGCACATTAACTTTGCCGACTTTATGGCATTAAACCACTATGATCGGTTACACAGAAACGGTCAATAAACGGCCATCATCTCCGAGTTATAAAGGAAACA
The DNA window shown above is from Arachis ipaensis cultivar K30076 chromosome B08, Araip1.1, whole genome shotgun sequence and carries:
- the LOC107612852 gene encoding GDSL esterase/lipase At1g71250, with product MVCSLMVWIAFWTLLLISVSVNNVSTATRSPMPPFSAMFVFGDSLVDNGNNNYLASFAKANYVPYGIDTSWGPTGRFSNGKMLVDLLGEFFGHPYLPSFAAAQIQGRNITWGVNYASAAAGILDETGRNLGARITFNQQVQNFQTTVTQLKTTMDDMNLSQYLAKSLAIVNHGSNDYINNYLLSGLYSSSFLYDPKTYADILIQQYKTQIQRLHDLGLRKFLLAGVGPLGCIPNQISKGLFPSGVCVDDVNAMVGIFNDRLRSLVDELNTQYSGSSIFVYGNTYAALTQIIQDPIAYGFVVTGRACCGVGSFQGRISCLPYSIPCRNRDQYVFWDVFHPSEAVNKILAQRAFNGSSSDCYPVNVSQMALLF
- the LOC107612851 gene encoding pentatricopeptide repeat-containing protein At4g21065-like, which gives rise to MNNVYKLHANLIKTGNHSNPVSLRSFVLQCARSPLPEAPRYAATLLLSQPTITVPGDPFLFNTLIKTTPSSLSISLFAFMHRTPHHPFDHFTFPLVLTALKSHLDPHHLHSLIIKLGFYSSLYVHNALIGAYGFRGSIQFAVKVFDEMPHRDLVSWSSLISCLARNGMPTEALGVFRQMQVQECGLKLDEVVMLSVVSAVSSLGALELGIWVHGFILRSGIDVGVLLGTALVDMYSRCGSIDRAVKVFDEMPHRNVVTWTTLISGFAVHGRSREALEAFHRMRESGLKPDRIAFSGALVACSHGGLVEEGWQVYESMRSEYQMEPMLEHYGCMVDLLGRAGLLDEAFKFVEEMPIQPNSVIWRTLLGACVNHNYLALAEKAKERITELEPHHDGDYVLLSNAYGGVGKWVEKAGLRNSMRENRIAKEPGCSWLHVDQTVHEFVSGDNSHPQWEEISKFLDSVIDTVKVGGYTQNTSNVLHDIQEEEKEHSLGYHSEKLAVAYLLLYHRDRRTIRVIKNLRICYDCHSFMKHVSGIFDKDIIIRDRNRFHHFNKGSCSCRDFW